In Monodelphis domestica isolate mMonDom1 chromosome 3, mMonDom1.pri, whole genome shotgun sequence, the following proteins share a genomic window:
- the LOC100027863 gene encoding autism susceptibility gene 2 protein-like — protein MGLFLRLTPLRTSLGAGSDPRGLDLPLPHEDLQLSPLPSPGAAHATTTPFGPSAHHSSFLPTSHLTDPFSRSNTFSGLGNLGSNAFGGLGSHALAHNSIFAHKEATTLQSFSNPHEPWNRLHRTPPSFPTPPQWPKPGDPERSSALSNHDRDPEKGKEERERDILDKSRHSNRSSPASAPVTHQISNLIRSNSQTSMEPSRPAAGLGEREPPDRLRDAPLPEHKVKESRSPVKEAASLEKRPPEDAGKPVIQSVSPYSKSGLSESLKLSGLVAAKELERNAEPLKNDVKVKEERKEDSDVLVVGSEPSREPPAAPALHGLPLPHSMAAASVPLAMGGVHPLGGVNVLDRSRVMTPLMGMSPLTGRERLPHPGFSWEPLRDPLRDPYRSLDLHRRMDLQLRSDPLAHRLPVAGSGFYDHERPYRDREPHDYTPESLLEARREQQERERLQLREELERARAHHLHPPPIDSHLAHVPPFMPHLSGVHYPRLSPSAATALHNGILARTPPTAALSAPPPLVPAGGARPASPRRTTPLTNSEARDYSPSRNPKEVEAR, from the exons ATGGGCCTGTTTCTCCGTCTGACCCCTCTAAGGACGAGCCTGGGAGCAGGCTCTGACCCCAGAGGCCTCGACCTCCCTTTGCCACATGAGGATCTCcagctctctcctcttccttctccaggcGCTGCCCATGCAACCACCACCCCGTTTGGCCCCTCGGCCCACCACAGCAGCTTCCTGCCCACCAGCCACCTGACGG ACCCCTTCAGCCGCTCCAACACCTTCAGTGGCCTTGGCAACCTGGGGAGCAACGCCTTTGGAGGCCTGGGCAGCCATGCACTGG CTCACAACAGCATCTTCGCTCACAAGGAAGCCACGACGCTGCAGAGCTTTAGCAACCCCCACGAGCCCTGGAACCGTCTCCACCGCACCCCGCCCTCCTTCCCGACCCCTCCGCAGTGGCCCAAGCCCGGGGACCCGGAGCGGAGCTCGGCCCTGAGCAACCACGACCGGGACCCCGAGAAGGGCAAAGAGGAGCGAGAGCG GGATATCCTGGACAAAAGCCGCCATTCTAACCGGTCCTCCCCAGCCTCCGCCCCGGTGACCCATCAGATCAGCAACCTCATCCGTAGCAACAGCCAGACCTCCATGGAGCCCTCCCGGCCTGCGGCGGGCCTGGGCGAGAGGGAGCCGCCCGACCGGCTCCGGGATGCCCCGCTGcccgagcacaaggtcaaggagagcCGCTCTCCCGTAAAGGAGGCCGCGAGCCTGGAGAAGCGGCCCCCGGAGGACGCCGGGAAGCCCGTCATCCAGTCCGTGTCCCCCTACAGCAAGTCGGGCCTCAGCGAGAGCCTCAAGCTCAGCGGTCTGGTGGCCGCCAAAGAGCTGGAGCGGAACGCCGAGCCGCTCAAGAACGACGTGAAGGTGAAGGAGGAGCGCAAGGAGGACAGCGACGTGCTGGTGGTGGGGTCCGAGCCCTCCCGGGAGCCTCCGGCCGCTCCTGCCCTGCACGGGCTGCCCCTCCCCCACTCGATGGCGGCCGCCTCCGTGCCGCTGGCCATGGGCGGGGTGCACCCCCTCGGCGGCGTGAACGTGCTGGACCGCTCCCGGGTCATGACCCCCCTCATGGGCATGAGCCCCCTGACGGGGAGGGAGAGGCTCCCGCACCCCGGCTTCTCGTGGGAGCCGCTCCGCGACCCACTGCGGGACCCCTACCGCAGCCTGGATCTGCACCGCCGCATGGACCTCCAGCTGCGCTCAGACCCCCTGGCGCACCGCCTCCCCGTGGCGGGCTCGGGCTTCTACGACCACGAGCGCCCCTACCGGGACCGGGAGCCCCACGACTACACCCCCGAGAGCCTGCTGGAGGCCCGGCGGGAGCAGCAGGAGCGCGAGCGCCTCCAGCTGAGggaggagctggagagggcccGGGCGCACCACCTGCACCCGCCGCCCATCGACAGCCACCTGGCCCACGTGCCGCCCTTCATGCCTCACCTGAGCGGGGTGCACTACCCCAGACTGAGCCCCTCCGCCGCCACCGCCCTGCACAACGGGATCCTGGCCAGGACCCCGCCCACCGCGGCGCTGAGCGCCCCGCCCCCCCTGGTGCCGGCAGGGGGCGCCCGGCCCGCCTCCCCCCGCAGGACTACGCCCCTCACAAACTCGGAGGCCAGGGACTACTCCCCGTCCCGGAACCCCAAAGAAGTGGAGGCCCGGTAG